A window of Ruminiclostridium herbifermentans genomic DNA:
AGTTTACCATTTTTATCAATAAAAACCCACTCTAGTTCAAGAAATCTATTGGGGTCATCAGTCATGGGAATAGCCTTAAGCTCTCCTTTTACGCCATGAGTGTTTACTAATTGTCCTACTATTAAATATTCTAACACTAAAATCACCTATCTTTACTCTAAAATAGAGCCTCTCCATATAAGTAAAGGGGCATTAGCCCCCTTTTCTTATTGTACGATATCTACAACTACTCTTCTGTTGTCCTTAACTGCTGCAGCCTTGACAACAGTTCTGATAGCTTTGGCAATTCTGCCCTGCTTACCAATTACTTTTCCCATATCATCCTTAGAAACTTTAAGCTCAAGAATAATTGACTTTTCATTTTGAATTTCATTTACAAAAACTTCTTCTGGATAATCCACAAGGGCTTTTGCAATGTTTTCAAGCAATTCTTTCATCCTAACCTCCACGCCGATTATCGGCACAAAAAATTATGATACTATTGTGGGCAATCCACATCCATCTGTAGCATAATATATTATTTCTATAGGTGGAGAACCTCTACTTTGTAAAGGTACACGTTATTGCAACTGTATCAGGTTTTCTTCTGTTAACCGCAAGTAGTTGCACTTCAGAAAATGAGCATCAATACATTGATATTATTGTATAATACCAGACTTCTTAAGAAGTGACTTAACTGTATCAGTAGGTTGTGCACCATTCTTAATCCATTTTTGAGCTTTTTCTGCATCAACTTTGAAGTCAACTGGATTTACCAAAGGATTGTAAGTACCTATCTCATCGATAAATCTACCATCTCTAGGATATCTTGAATCAGCAACTACTACTCTATAAAAAGGTTTTTTAGTAGCACCCATTCTTTTTAAACGTATCTTAACTGCCATTTATTTTCACCTCCTTTAAAGGAATATAAGAAAACTAGCCTTTAGTCAAGCATCTGCATAGACAGAAGTTAGTTGCGCTTATACATTTTAAACAGGAGATTAAGTTACATGCCATTATAAACTAGCTGAGGCTTATCTCCAATTACTTATATATATTAAAAAGGTAATCTAAACCTTCCTAATCCGCCTTTTTTACTTCGTTTACCCATATCGGTCATCATTTTCATCATTTTTCTCATCTCTTCAAACTGCTTGAGAAGAGCATTGACCTCTTGAACAGTTGTACCACTTCCAGCAGAAATTCTCTTTTTCCTGCTTGCATTAATTATAGAAGGGTCATTACGTTCTTTTTTTGTCATTGATCTAATAATAGCCTCAGTACGAGCCATATTTTTTTCGCTCTCTTCTTGATTAATTTCCTTGAGAGCCTTTGAATCAATGCCAGGCATCATTCCAAGTATATCGCCAATAGAACCCATTTTCTTAATTTGCTGCATTTGCTCCAAAAAGTCTTCCAATGTAAACTGCATAGTACGCATTTTCTTTTCCAGTTCAAGAGCCTGTTTTTCATCAAATGCATCCTGTGCTTTTTCTATAAGGCTTAATACATCACCCATACCAAGTATACGTGATGCCATTCTATCTGGGAAAAACGGTTCAATTTCATTGAGTTTTTCACCCACACCTATAAATTTAATAGGCTTGCCTGTAACAGTCTTAACAGAAAGAGCTGCTCCACCTCTTGTATCACCATCAAGCTTTGTCAGAACTACTCCGTCAATGCCTAGCTTTTCATTGAAGCTTTGTGATACATTAACAGCATCTTGTCCAGTCATAGAATCAACAACTAACAATATTTCATGAGGATTAACTGCTTTCTTTATATTGAGCAGTTCATCCATCAGTTTTTCATCAATATGAAGTCTTCCGGCAGTATCTATTATAACTAAATCATGTTGTTTAAAATTAGCAAACTTAACTGCTTCTGTTGCTATTTCAACTGGATTTGTATTGTTTTCTATTGTAAATACCGGAATATTTAACTGTCCGCCAACAACCTGAAGCTGTTTGATAGCAGCTGGTCTATAAACATCGCAAGCTACTAAAAGCGGTGACTTACCCTGTTTTCTTAACAGGCTTGCCAGCTTTCCTGAAGTAGTTGTTTTACCAGAACCCTGTAACCCTACCATTAATAATACTGTTGGAGGCTTTGAGGAAAATGTAACCTTGCTCTGCTCCCTGCCTAACAACTCAATAAGTTCTTCATGAACTATTTTAACTACCTGCTGTCCTGGGGTTAGACTTTCTAAAACATCCTGTCCTACTGCCCTCTCAGATATCTTGTTAATAAAATCCTTAACTACTTTAAAATTTACGTCAGCCTCGAGCAAAGCAAGCTTTATCTCTCTCATCATTTCTTTAACATCTTTTTCGGATACTCTGCCCTGCCCACGAAATTTTTTCATTGTTTCTTGGAGCTTTCCTGACAAACCCTCAAAAACCGACATCCTAAAACCTCCAATTCAAACTTCCACTATATGTTATTAGCAAGTTCTCTTATTTCCTGCATAACCTGCTCTATAATAGCTTTGTTATGAGGACTAAGTTCAGCTAAATTTAACTTTTCCAAATATTTTTGTACTTTTTCAGCCTTTTCCTTTTGCTCACAAAATTTGCTTAGTAAACCAAGTTTACTTTCATATTCATTTAATAACGCTCTTCCGCGCTTTTCATTATCATAAACGCCTTGACGGCTAATACCCAGTTGCTCTGCAATCTCAGTCAAAGTAAAATCATTGTTGTAATGTAAATCCATAATTTCATATTGTCTGTCAGTTAGTAGCTGCCCATAAAAATCAAGCAGCAAAGATATTTCAAATACTTTATCCATAGTAACCTCCACGCTTGCTTTTGTAAGAAAAATAGTCAAACCATATGTGGAGAACCTCTGGCTTTGCAGAAGCACACAATTCAAATCACATGCGCCATACATAATAAATATGTAAAGCAATTTTACTTTACGACTTATTTTAAAACAATTAATATTTGTTGTCAAGTGTTTTTACTTTACAATATTATTTTTATTTCTAACATATATGTGCTTTATTTTTGAGTTATTTGTGTCTCTTTCTTCAATTTCAAATTCTTTTAGTTTTCTTATTAAATGAGTAAGTTTATAGAAACCAAAATTTCTAGGGTCAAAATCAGGTTGCTTTTTATTAATTAGGTTACCCACATCTCCAAGAAAAGCCCAGCCATTTTCATCTTCAACATCACTAATTGAAACAGCAATCAGATTTATTATATCTTTGCCAATAGCCACTGTACCACATTTCTGCTCTTTTTCTGCTGCTCCATCTTTCTTATGATCATTTTCATAAGTGCTATTACTATGAGAAGAAGCGCTTATTATTTCAATATACGTGAATTTATCACACGCAGCAATAAAAGGGCTCGGAGTTTTTCTCTCACCAATGCCAAATACTTTCATACCTGCTTCACGTAATCTGATTACTAACCTTGTAAAGTCACTATCACTTGAAATAATACAAAAACCTTCCACCTTTTCTGTATATAGTATGTCCATTGCATCAATAATCATTGCTGAATCCGATGAATTTTTCCCGCTGGTATAACTATATTGCTGTATAGGAGTAATAGCATTTTCCAATAAAACATTTTTCCAACCAGAAACAGTAGGTTTTGTCCAGTCCGCATATATTCTCTTGATTGTTGGCGTTCCGTACTTAGCAATTTCTTCCATTATACCTTTTATGTCACAATAAGGTACATTTTCAGCATCAATAAGTACTGCAAGCCTCATTTCGCCAGATTCCATATTATATTTGCTCCTTTCATTAACTACTGTTAGTTTATTTTGTTAATCACAGTATATTATATATTATTTAATCAACTTTCTAACATGAAAGTTTATCGGTACATGAATTTTATCAAAGTTTTATTGCCTTAATAATTCAAAAGTATAGTTTATGCATACATGGCGCACTTATACAACTAATTCATTCAAATATTCAAAATTCGAGTTTTCCAATGAAAAGTTTGTCCATACTAAAGATTATTAATAGCCTGTTACCAAGTTGATAACTTATCTTAAGCATTAAGTATTAATTTATTAGAACTCCGACACATACGATTTAACGCAAAAATTCAATTAATATTCAATTAATAATAAAAAATATAACATCATAGATAATAAATCATGTACTTTACATCGTTATTTTAATTATTATAGCACTAAGAATTTAACTTTACCATCCTTATATTTACAGTAATATTATTTATTTACACACTCAAAACTGTTTCAAAACAAATACCAACTCAACTGTAAACTGTTTACATAGTACTCCCTTGCAATATATATTTTTTTCTTGCTCACGAAATTGATGCTGAAATAATTATTGGTAATAAACAAGCAATAACAAACCATTTATAAATTTGAACACTTATAAACTAAGCTAATTTAATAGGTTAAATAGCAACTTATTTTTTACTAATTTGCCCAAAATGCACATGAAACATTGCACGATAGAAATTATTGTGATATTATACTTTATTAGCTAGTATTCTTTTGAAACTAGACTTAGGTTTTATTTTCTTTATAATACGACTTATATCCCTTGGGAATAAGAACGGAGGTTGAGTTAATGATAAAATTCATATTTATTTCAAATTAGCCCTTCTAACTGGTTTGTTCATTTTTATTACTTTCATAATTAAAGTATAACTAAAAAGAAATAACTTATTTTACCAATTCAACTTTTCAAGCTTGATTCTAGATGTATAAACCTATCAATGTTAAGTTGGATTATATAAAGATAATGTATTATTATTTTTAAACAAATTTCTAATAGTACATATCTCTTTTTGCATATTTCAGGGTATGAGATTGTAAGAATGAATAAATAATCTTTTACATGTGTAAATTGTAAATAGTGTTACGTCAATTTTGTGCCTAAAGTGGGCGTAGGAGGTAGCTCGAAACATAGTTTGTTCTAACATGGTGCTTTTTCGAGCTTCAAAAACCACAAGTGGTTTTTGCTAGTGTCGGCATCCTTTAACAATAAAGAATTACTAGTGTTTAAACAATTTTTTTGCCCAATGTGGCGTGGAGGTTTTTATGGGTAATACAGAAAGAAATTTTTTAGGGGTGGAACAATTATCACTGAGAAGCTTAATTTTTGGGGCTTTGGGGTCTTGTATTATTACAGCAAGTTCAATGTATGTTGCTCTTAGGATGAGCGCTCTCCCCTGGCCTACAATTTTTGTAGCTGTGCTTTCAATGGCGTTATTAAAATTGTTCGGAAAAACTACTAATAATGAAATTAATATCACTCAAACTGCTATGTCAGCTGGTTCAATGGTTGCAGGGGGATTGGCTTTTACTCTCCCAGGCTTATGGATTATGGGTATCTGGAACAGTTCATCAGGCTTTTCAGAAAACTTTATTAAGGTATTAGCTATAGCAATTGCTGGTATGCTTTTTGGTACAGTTACTTCATATATTTTAAGATACAGATTCATTGTTAAAAACGGTGGTTTACCTTATCCGATCGGTCTTGCAGCAGCTGAAACAATTAAAGCTGGAGATGAAGGCGGTAAAAAATCAATTATTCTTTTTGGAAGCATGCTTGTATCAACAATTTACACATTTCTAAGAGATCAATTGGCTATGGTTCCTCAGGTATTTATGTACAAAAGCACTATACTTGCATGGAATTCACCAATGGCTGTTGGCATGGGTTATATTTTGGGTGCTCTATATACTGGTGTTTGGTTTTTAGGAGCTTTGTTCTCTAATGCATTTATAGTACCTTTTGGTCCAAAGTTGGGATTATTTTCAGATGCTGCTGCAGCCACTGCTTTTAAAACAAGTGCTGGTATAGGACTTATGGTTGGTACAGGAGCAGGAGTACTTATAGGAATAATTATATCGGCTATTAAGAAATTTGCTAAAAAAGAGAGCAATAACAATTCTGCATTTTCCGATAAAATGAAATTGTTTAACTCAAGTCGAATATTGATTATAGTTGCAACAGGTTTAGCCTTTGTTTTTACTGTTACAAGCGGATTATCAGTCGTTCCTTCAATTTTATTAATCATAGGAATATTTATTGTTTCCGTAATGGCAGCTACTATTACAGGCCAAACCGGAATTAATCCAATGGAAATTTTCGGCATTATTGTTCTTTTGGCTATAAGAATATTTGTAGATATTGATGCAGCAGAAGCTTTTATGGTAGCAGGTTGTGTTGCTGTAGCTAGTGGTTTTTCAGGAGATTTATTTAACGATTACAAAGCTGGTCAGGTACTTGGAACCAATCCAAAAGCTCAGCTTATTTCACAGATTGTTGGAGGAGTGATTGGAACAATAGTGGCTTCATTAGCCTTATTTGCTATTATAAATCAGTTTGGAGAAATTGGAACAGATACTGCATTGCCAGCAGGCCAAGCAGTTGGCGTAACTGCAATGATAAATGGAATTGGAGATCCTGTAGTCTTTGGTATTGCAGCACTAATTGGTGCAATTCTATACCTTCTAGGACTTCCTACAGCTACTCTTGGCATTGGTATTTACCTTCCATTCTATATTTCATCAGCTGTATTTCTAGGAGGAGTTATAAGATTTGTAGCTGACCGTGTACGCGGTAAAGCAAATAATGAAACAGGTACAGTTGCAGCATCAGGTTTACTTGGCGGAGAAGGTATTACAGGCGTTGGAATTGCAATTGTGAAAATGTTCACTGGAGCATAATTCGTATATATGTATACGTTTGAATAAAAGCTTCTTAAGTTTTTCGCTCTGCACGCAACATAATTGTAGATATGTATAAGGTTTAACTGAAAGCTTTTTCAATTTTTCGTTCTGTACTCGGCATAATTGTTAATATGTATAAGGTTTAAATGAAAGCTTTTTCAATTTTTTCGCTCTGTACGCGGTATAATTGTTAATATGTATAAGGTTTAACTGAAAGCTTTTTCAAGTTTTTCGTTCTGTACTCGGCATAATTGTTAATATGTATAAGGTTTAACTGAAAGCTTTTTAAGTTTTTCGCTCTATACAGCGGCATAATTGTTAATATGTATAAGGTTTAACTGAAAGCTTTTTCAAGTTTTTCGCTCTGTACTCGGCATAATTGTTAATATGTATAAGGTTTAACTGAAAGCTTTTTCAAGTTTTTCGTTGTACTCGGCATAATTGTTAATATGTATAAGGTTTAACTGAAAGCTTTTTCAAGTTTTTCGTTGTACTCGGCATAATTGTTAATATGTATAAGGTTTAACTGAAAGCTTTTTCAAGTTTTTCGTTCTGTACGCAGTATAATTGTTAATATGTACATAGTTGAACTGATAGACTTTTATAAGCAGCCGTTTCAGATGTAATATACTAAATAATATATTTTAGGGAGTGATTTTGTATGGGTAAGGTTATAGGAATAGATATAGGTGGAAGCACTACCAAGATAGTTGGCTTTGATAAAGAAGAAATAATTCATCCTTTACTTGTACGTGCAACAGACCCTATTGCATCAGTTTATGGGGCCTTTGGTAAATTTCTAAATTTGAACTCATTAAAAATTGAAGATATAGAAAGAATAATGATCACTGGCGTTGGTGCTTCATTTATAAATAATAAACTATTCGGTATACCTACCGCAAAAGTTGATGAGTTTATGGCAATAGGATTAGGGGGCCTTTTCTTAAGCGGTTTAAAGAAAGCAATTATTGTTAGCATGGGTACAGGTACAGCTCTAGTTAAAGCAGAAAATAACACTGCAACTCATTTAGGAGGAACAGGTGTTGGCGGTGGCACTTTACTAGGTCTTTCAAATAGGATGTTAAATGTTCGTAATTTTAATGAATTGATTGAAACTGCAAAGGATGGAGATTTATCACATGTAGACCTTACTATCAGTGATATCTCAAAAGAGGTCCTTGAGACTCTTCCTAGCGAAACAACTGCCTCAAATTTTGGAAAAATAAGCGATTTAGTTAGTAATGCTGATTTAGCGCTGGGTATTATTAATCTAGTTTTTCAGACTATTGGAATGGTTGCTGTTTTCAATACAAGAATTGATAATATTAAAGATGTTGTGTTAACTGGTAATTTAACAAATGTTCCTCAGTCAGAAAGTATTTTCAAACAATTAAGCAAGCTTTATGATGTCAATTTTCAGACACCTAAAAACGCTGAATATGCTACAGCTGTAGGTGCCGCAAGATGTTATTCCGAAAATGTTAGCTACAGAGAAATAACAGCATAATTAGTTATACATATAGCATACGAAAAGGAGCCATATGTATCGAGCAAATAGTTAAGGATGGAATCACCTTACGGTAAAACCATCCTTATTCTTTGGCTGTTATTTTTTATCCCCTTTATTATTATACGAAAACTTCGTAATCTAATTTAAATCTAAGTGTACATATGTATGCTTTTCAATGACATTTTCCTGCTATAAAGCTATGTCATATAAATCCTCAATAAAAACGTTATGGTTGATATTTTATAGGTGGAATGCCCGGGTCACTTGGATATGGATTAATATAGCCACCAGGCATGCTGCCACGACCAAATTCGGTACCACATAAAGGACAGTAATCTCTAAAATATGTAATTGGTAACCAATAATCAGGACCAGACCAATATTCTCTTACTGAGATGTGCATACATGTTGTGCTGCTAGGGGAGTAAGCTTCTGCTGTGATAGAATTGATGGTCACAGTTCCAGCGAAAATAAGTACTGCTAATAGCAGTGTAATTGCTGTTTTTTCAATTCTTTTTTTCATAGTTTCTCCTTTCTCACATACCTTATTTAAGAGTATACCCTTATAAGTCATATAATATAATTATTTTCATAATATGTCAATTATTGTTTATTTAAAATATCTACATCTCAATTTTCTTAATGTCATTTATATTTATAGCAAATGTATAGTCTTTTCTCCATTTATTCTTTAATTCATAAACCTCTCCAAAGCAACATCTTCATTTGTTATTATTGAATGTTAATATTGAAATAAAAAATTCCTCCTCGGCTTTCATAATTATAATTCTTGCCAAGAAGGAATTTAGTTATGTAATTGAGTTTGTGCATCATCACTATTAAAATTGTAATTGTGTACTAATTATCGTATATGTATATTAAGTACAAAATTATGTATGAGATTTATTCAATAGCAAGTGCAATTTTTTTGTATTTTATACTTTTAGGCACATCAATTATACGTTGATTTTTTGAGCCTCTAAACTTTAATTGTAAGCTTTTCTGTTCTTTAATAAATGGACCGTCTATCAGCAAATCAGTGTTATCTAAAAGTTCCTTGAAACCTTTTCTTTCAGAGGAATATTTAATCAGCTGTTCAAAGGTATATCCTGTATAGGTAACTACATTTTTACCCATTTTTTTAACCTCTGCGGCTAGTTCAGCAAAGCTTTCGGCTTGCTCAAAAGGATCCCCACCACTTAGCGTAACTCCATCTAAAAGGAAATTGTTTTTGATGTCACTTAAAATTTTGTCTATTTCAACATATTCACCGCCGTCAAAAGAATGGGTATGCTGATTGTGGCAGCCTTGGCAATTATGTTTACAGCCTTGAGCAAAAACAACCATTCTAATACCTGGTCCATCAACTATTGATTCATTTACAATTCCCGAGACTTTTATCATTTTTTTCATTTTGCCTCACCTTAATATAATTCGTAAATATCACTTCTCTTGGTTTTAATCAATAAAAAATTAAACCAATAAAAGTTCTAAATAAATCAGTCTTTTCTGTTAAAATTATAGTTACTCATCCTGCACAACGGTAAGTATTTCTATATAAACCTGATTATCTTCTACATATGCTTCACTCTGTCGCGAACTTCAGCTAACTTTGCATTGTTAAAGCGGTCAAGCGTTCCAACTAAGTAACCAGTTATACGCCTAATTCTTTCAAAGCGAGCACCTTCCTCTTCTTCTCTACCACACTTAGGACAAGTATCTCCAATAATTCCTGTATATCCACACACTGGATCTCTGTCAACAGGATGATTTATAGAACCATATCCAATACCTGCTTCCTTCATGGCTTTAATAATTTTTTCAAATGCTTCAAGATTATTTAGAGGGTCGCCATCAACCTCAACATAGGTTATATGACCAGCATTAGTCAATTCATGATACGGAGCCTCTAGTCTTATTTTATCAATTGCATTTATTTTATAATAAACAGGTATATGAAAGCTATTTGTATAATATTCTTTATCAGTAATACCTTCTAATACCCCAAACATCTTTCTGTCATATTTGATAAAGCGTCCTGAAGTTCCTTCTGCCGGTGTTGCCAATAGAGAAAAGTTCATTTTATATTTTTTGGCAGCTTCATCCATTCTCTTTCTCATGTAGCCAATTATCTCTAGGCCAAGATTTTGTGCCTGCTCTGACTCTCCATGATGCTTCCCAATAAGGGCCTTCAAACATTCAGCCAAGCCAATGAAGCCCATAGATAGTGTTCCATGTTTTAAAACCTCACCAACTTCATCCTCCCAGCCTAGCTTATCTGAATCCATCCAAATACCTTGTCCCATGAGAAATGGGTAATTTTTAACCTTTTTCTTTGCTTGTATCAAATATCTTTCATAAAGCTGTTCTATAACCAAATCAATTTTTTTATCCAGTTCTTCAAAAAATGTATTCAGATTCTTATTGCTTTTTAAAGCAATTCTAGGTAAATTGACAGTAGTAAAGCTTAAATTTCCTCTTCCAAATATAGTTTCTCGTGAACTGTCATATACATTTCCAATTACTCTGGTTCTGCATCCCATATATGCAATTTCTGTATCAGGATTTCCTTCCTTGTAATACTTTAAGTTGAATGGTGCATCTATAAATGAAAAATTCGGAAATAACCTCTTAGCACTTACACGGCATGCCAGCTTAAATAAGTCATAATTGGGATCTCCATCCTTGTAGTTTATTCCATCCTTAACTTTAAAGATATGTATTGGGAAAATAGGTGTTTCACCATTTCCTAGACCACTTTCTGTTGCAAGCAATAAATTTTTAATTACTAATCTTCCCTCTGGAGATGTATCTGTTCCATAGTTAATAGAACTAAATGGAGTTTGAGCACCAGCACGACTGTGCATTGTGTTCAAATTATGTACAAATGCCTCCATTGCCTGATAGGTTATCTTGTCAGTTTCGGCATCTGTTTTTTTAACTGAAAAAGCTTGTGCTTTATCTAATATATCTTCTGGTACATATTTAAGAAGATATTGTTTTTCTATTCTTATGTACTGCTCCATCCTATTTAAAGCTGGTCTGAGATGGTTTTCTTTTTCAATCGTTTCACAAACTAAATCAATCTCTTTTGACAAATCCATATCAGTAAGCAGCAATAATGCTTTAGATAAATTCTGTTTATAGCCTTTAATATAGGTTTTTGCAACTCCCAATGACATTCCGTAATCAAAATTAGGGATACTTTGTCCACCATGCTGATCATTTTGATTTGACTGTATCGCAATACAAGCCAGCGCGGCATAGCTATTTATATCATTAGGTTCTCTAAGATGTCCATGGCCAGTACTAAAGCCGTTTTTAAATAACTTAACTATATCAATTTGACAACAAGTAGTAGTCAAAGTTAAAAAATCCAAATCATGTATATGTATATCTGCTTCATTATGTGCCTTTGCATGCTCAGGCTTAAGCACATACATTTCATAAAATTGCTTAGCACCTTCAGAACCATACTTTAGCATGGTTCCCATTGCAGTGTCAGTATCAATATTCGCATTTTCGCGTTTTAAGTCATTATCCTTTGCATCCTTAAAGGTTAATTCCTCATATACCTTCATTAGCCTAGTATTCATTTCTCGAGTTCTGGTTCTCTCTGCTCTATATAAAATGAACTCTTTAGCTGTTCTTGCATGACCAGTCTCTATTAGTATTTTTTCAACCGCGTCCTGTATTTCTTCTACACCTGGAATTCTTTCTCTATAAACTGATTCTATATAGTCAACTACTTTTTCAGCTAAGTTCATAGCCGTATTATA
This region includes:
- a CDS encoding KH domain-containing protein, encoding MKELLENIAKALVDYPEEVFVNEIQNEKSIILELKVSKDDMGKVIGKQGRIAKAIRTVVKAAAVKDNRRVVVDIVQ
- the rpsP gene encoding 30S ribosomal protein S16; this translates as MAVKIRLKRMGATKKPFYRVVVADSRYPRDGRFIDEIGTYNPLVNPVDFKVDAEKAQKWIKNGAQPTDTVKSLLKKSGIIQ
- the ffh gene encoding signal recognition particle protein; its protein translation is MSVFEGLSGKLQETMKKFRGQGRVSEKDVKEMMREIKLALLEADVNFKVVKDFINKISERAVGQDVLESLTPGQQVVKIVHEELIELLGREQSKVTFSSKPPTVLLMVGLQGSGKTTTSGKLASLLRKQGKSPLLVACDVYRPAAIKQLQVVGGQLNIPVFTIENNTNPVEIATEAVKFANFKQHDLVIIDTAGRLHIDEKLMDELLNIKKAVNPHEILLVVDSMTGQDAVNVSQSFNEKLGIDGVVLTKLDGDTRGGAALSVKTVTGKPIKFIGVGEKLNEIEPFFPDRMASRILGMGDVLSLIEKAQDAFDEKQALELEKKMRTMQFTLEDFLEQMQQIKKMGSIGDILGMMPGIDSKALKEINQEESEKNMARTEAIIRSMTKKERNDPSIINASRKKRISAGSGTTVQEVNALLKQFEEMRKMMKMMTDMGKRSKKGGLGRFRLPF
- the ylxM gene encoding YlxM family DNA-binding protein → MDKVFEISLLLDFYGQLLTDRQYEIMDLHYNNDFTLTEIAEQLGISRQGVYDNEKRGRALLNEYESKLGLLSKFCEQKEKAEKVQKYLEKLNLAELSPHNKAIIEQVMQEIRELANNI
- a CDS encoding NYN domain-containing protein translates to MESGEMRLAVLIDAENVPYCDIKGIMEEIAKYGTPTIKRIYADWTKPTVSGWKNVLLENAITPIQQYSYTSGKNSSDSAMIIDAMDILYTEKVEGFCIISSDSDFTRLVIRLREAGMKVFGIGERKTPSPFIAACDKFTYIEIISASSHSNSTYENDHKKDGAAEKEQKCGTVAIGKDIINLIAVSISDVEDENGWAFLGDVGNLINKKQPDFDPRNFGFYKLTHLIRKLKEFEIEERDTNNSKIKHIYVRNKNNIVK
- a CDS encoding OPT/YSL family transporter; the protein is MGNTERNFLGVEQLSLRSLIFGALGSCIITASSMYVALRMSALPWPTIFVAVLSMALLKLFGKTTNNEINITQTAMSAGSMVAGGLAFTLPGLWIMGIWNSSSGFSENFIKVLAIAIAGMLFGTVTSYILRYRFIVKNGGLPYPIGLAAAETIKAGDEGGKKSIILFGSMLVSTIYTFLRDQLAMVPQVFMYKSTILAWNSPMAVGMGYILGALYTGVWFLGALFSNAFIVPFGPKLGLFSDAAAATAFKTSAGIGLMVGTGAGVLIGIIISAIKKFAKKESNNNSAFSDKMKLFNSSRILIIVATGLAFVFTVTSGLSVVPSILLIIGIFIVSVMAATITGQTGINPMEIFGIIVLLAIRIFVDIDAAEAFMVAGCVAVASGFSGDLFNDYKAGQVLGTNPKAQLISQIVGGVIGTIVASLALFAIINQFGEIGTDTALPAGQAVGVTAMINGIGDPVVFGIAALIGAILYLLGLPTATLGIGIYLPFYISSAVFLGGVIRFVADRVRGKANNETGTVAASGLLGGEGITGVGIAIVKMFTGA
- the coaW gene encoding type II pantothenate kinase; this encodes MGKVIGIDIGGSTTKIVGFDKEEIIHPLLVRATDPIASVYGAFGKFLNLNSLKIEDIERIMITGVGASFINNKLFGIPTAKVDEFMAIGLGGLFLSGLKKAIIVSMGTGTALVKAENNTATHLGGTGVGGGTLLGLSNRMLNVRNFNELIETAKDGDLSHVDLTISDISKEVLETLPSETTASNFGKISDLVSNADLALGIINLVFQTIGMVAVFNTRIDNIKDVVLTGNLTNVPQSESIFKQLSKLYDVNFQTPKNAEYATAVGAARCYSENVSYREITA
- the nrdG gene encoding anaerobic ribonucleoside-triphosphate reductase activating protein — translated: MKKMIKVSGIVNESIVDGPGIRMVVFAQGCKHNCQGCHNQHTHSFDGGEYVEIDKILSDIKNNFLLDGVTLSGGDPFEQAESFAELAAEVKKMGKNVVTYTGYTFEQLIKYSSERKGFKELLDNTDLLIDGPFIKEQKSLQLKFRGSKNQRIIDVPKSIKYKKIALAIE
- a CDS encoding anaerobic ribonucleoside triphosphate reductase, translated to MITKIKKRDGREVPFNIEKIASAIFKAASATGGKDYNTAMNLAEKVVDYIESVYRERIPGVEEIQDAVEKILIETGHARTAKEFILYRAERTRTREMNTRLMKVYEELTFKDAKDNDLKRENANIDTDTAMGTMLKYGSEGAKQFYEMYVLKPEHAKAHNEADIHIHDLDFLTLTTTCCQIDIVKLFKNGFSTGHGHLREPNDINSYAALACIAIQSNQNDQHGGQSIPNFDYGMSLGVAKTYIKGYKQNLSKALLLLTDMDLSKEIDLVCETIEKENHLRPALNRMEQYIRIEKQYLLKYVPEDILDKAQAFSVKKTDAETDKITYQAMEAFVHNLNTMHSRAGAQTPFSSINYGTDTSPEGRLVIKNLLLATESGLGNGETPIFPIHIFKVKDGINYKDGDPNYDLFKLACRVSAKRLFPNFSFIDAPFNLKYYKEGNPDTEIAYMGCRTRVIGNVYDSSRETIFGRGNLSFTTVNLPRIALKSNKNLNTFFEELDKKIDLVIEQLYERYLIQAKKKVKNYPFLMGQGIWMDSDKLGWEDEVGEVLKHGTLSMGFIGLAECLKALIGKHHGESEQAQNLGLEIIGYMRKRMDEAAKKYKMNFSLLATPAEGTSGRFIKYDRKMFGVLEGITDKEYYTNSFHIPVYYKINAIDKIRLEAPYHELTNAGHITYVEVDGDPLNNLEAFEKIIKAMKEAGIGYGSINHPVDRDPVCGYTGIIGDTCPKCGREEEEGARFERIRRITGYLVGTLDRFNNAKLAEVRDRVKHM